Part of the Methylorubrum populi genome is shown below.
GGAGCGTCCCGCTCCCGAGGACCGTCCCGAGCCTCCCGCGCAGGGGCCGGTCCCGGGGATGGAGCGACCGCACTCCGATCCGCAGCCCGGTCCGCATTCCCCGCCTCCGCCCACGAAGGACGAGGTGCGGACTCCGAAACAGGCCGGGCGCGGCTGAGCCGTTCTTCGGGTGCGTCCGGTCGGCCGTTCTCGGTGAGTCGAGGGCGGCCGATCGTCGACAGAGCCCTCCCCCGGTCTATCAGATACGGTCCTGTCGATGGGATCCCGATTGCCCTCGAATAAGGGATAGGGATCACCCGGAGACCCGCTCCAGCCTCGAGCCACAATCCGCTCCAAAGGCCAACTCGCCTGATCCCGCCGAGCGATGGGCGTAAGCCTTGCACCCGTCCTCACGCTTTTCTTCGATCCGTTTCGAGCCCCATCCCGCGCCGGTACGCCGATGACTGTCCTCTTTCCCTTCGACAACAGCTACGCGCGCCTGCCGGACCGCTTCTTCGCGCGCGTCGCGCCGACGCCGGTCGAGACGCCGAGACTGGTGCGGCTGAATCGGGCGCTCGCCATCGATCTCGGTCTCGACCCCGAGCGACTCGAAGGTGCCGAGGGCGTCGCCGTTCTGGCGGGGCAGCATGTTCCGGAGGGGGCGGAACCGCTCGCGGCGGCCTATGCCGGGCACCAGTTCGGGCAGTTCGTACCGCAACTCGGCGACGGGCGTGCCATTCTCCTCGGGGAGGTCGTCGATCGCGACGGGCGCCGCCGCGACATCCAGCTCAAGGGTTCGGGGCCGACGCCGTTTTCGCGCCGGGGCGACGGGCGCGCCGCCCTCGGGCCCGTGCTGCGCGAGTACCTCGTCAGCGAGGCGATGCACGCGCTCGGTATCCCGACCACGCGCGCGCTCGCCGCGGTCACCACCGGGGAGCGGGTAATCCGCGAAACGGTGCTGCCCGGTGCCGTCCTGACCCGCGTCGCGTCGAGCCATATCCGGGTCGGCTCGTTCCAGTTCTTCGCCGCCCGCGGCGACGTCGAGGGGCTGCGTCTGCTGGCGGACCACGCCATCGCGCGCCACGATCCGGCGGCCGCCGATGCCGGGAACCCCTACCGCGCTTTCCTCGAAGGCGTCATCCGCCGCCAAGCCGAACTGGTCGCCCGCTGGCTCACCGTCGGCTTCATCCACGGCGTGATGAATACGGACAACATGTCGATTGCCGGCGAGACCATCGACTACGGTCCTTGCGCCTTCCTTGATACCTACGACCCGGCGACCGCCTTCAGCTCTATCGATCGACATGGGCGCTATGCCTACGGCAACCAGCCGCGCATCGCCCTCTGGAACCTCACCCGGCTCGCGGAAGCGCTGCTGCCGCTCCTGTCCGATGACGAGACCCAGGCGGTCGCGGAGGCCGAAGCCGCACTGACGGGCTTCGCGGGATTGTTCGAGGCCGCCTATCACGGCGGGCTGAATCGCAAGCTCGGGCTCGCCACCAGCCGGGACGGCGACACCGTCCTCGCCGGCGATCTCCTGAAGACGATGTCCGAAAACGAGGCCGATTTTACCCTCACCTTCCGGCGCCTCGGCGACGTCGTGCCGGAGGCTGGAAGGGATCCCGAACCGGCGGCGGTCGAGGCGGTGCGGAGCCTCTTCATCGATCC
Proteins encoded:
- a CDS encoding protein adenylyltransferase SelO; this translates as MTVLFPFDNSYARLPDRFFARVAPTPVETPRLVRLNRALAIDLGLDPERLEGAEGVAVLAGQHVPEGAEPLAAAYAGHQFGQFVPQLGDGRAILLGEVVDRDGRRRDIQLKGSGPTPFSRRGDGRAALGPVLREYLVSEAMHALGIPTTRALAAVTTGERVIRETVLPGAVLTRVASSHIRVGSFQFFAARGDVEGLRLLADHAIARHDPAAADAGNPYRAFLEGVIRRQAELVARWLTVGFIHGVMNTDNMSIAGETIDYGPCAFLDTYDPATAFSSIDRHGRYAYGNQPRIALWNLTRLAEALLPLLSDDETQAVAEAEAALTGFAGLFEAAYHGGLNRKLGLATSRDGDTVLAGDLLKTMSENEADFTLTFRRLGDVVPEAGRDPEPAAVEAVRSLFIDPTAYDRWAERWNRRLAEEPGDAASRRLLMRTTNPAFIPRNHQVEAMIEAAVERQDFAPFETLLTVLARPYDDQPDFARYAEAPEGGGRGYRTFCGT